The uncultured Dysgonomonas sp. genome contains the following window.
GATATCAAATTGATTCCGGGTATGTATGTTACCGGATTGATTAATGTTGGAAAACAAAAAACTGATGCTGTACCCAATGATGCCATTATCAGCAATGAAGGAAAGAAATACATATTTGTGTTAGAGAAAGAAGCTAATGAAGAAGGTGTAAAAACTTATCATTTTGAAAGGATTGAGGTATTGACAGGTATAAGCGAACTAGGATATACACAGATAACTCCGGTAAATAAACTGGAAGAGGGTGTGACTATCGTTAAAGCTAATGCATTTTATTTAGCATCTATGAGTACAGATCATGGTGAACATGGTCATTAATCTTTTTGAAACATTAAATAATAAAATCACATGAAAGAGATAAAAGCTTTTATTAAACCGTTTAAGGTTAATGATATTCTAAGAGAACTACTTTATGCAGGATTTCCAAATCTTACTGTTTCAATGGCTGAAGGCACAGGGCATTTAAAAAGTGAAGATGCTTCTTTATCCATGAATTTTGCACTTACCAATAGTAAAGTTGCGAAGATTGAGATAGTGTGTAACAATGATGATGTGGATAAAATAATTACGATAATATCAACATATGGTAAAACAGGTAATTCAGGAGACGGTATAATCTATGTCTCTGATGTTGAAAGAGCAATCAGAGTCAGAACCGGATTGCCTGATGACAGGTGGCTTCTTGATTAGTTATTAATTTTTAAAATAGAGTCAAGATGTTGAAAAATGATATTGGAATAAATGCCGGAGTAATATGGCAATTATTGTCTAATGAAGGAGCATTATCCGTAAGACAAATAGGGGAATTGACCGGATATAATGATAAAAACATATGTTTGGCATTAGGATGGTTATCTCGAGAGAATAAGATCCAGTTCATTTACAAAAATGAAATACTCTATCTTGAGTTGAATAGCTCTACGAGTGAAATGTATTATTAAATACTTATAGCAATGAATACAGAGAATAATTATAAATGCACATCTTGCGACTCTACCGAGTCGCAGATGTTTGAAAATAACTGGAAGCAGTATATCCCGGTTTCAATAAGTTTACTTATGCTACTTGTTGGTATTACGATGGATAATTTTATTCCAGATATATTTAACGGCTATCTTCGTTTAGGGTTGTATATTATAGCTTACATCCCTGTTGCCTTTCCCGTTTTTAGGGAAGCCGTTGAAACGATCAAGGAAAAGGATTTCTTTACTGAGTTTACACTTATGGGGATGGCTACACTTGGAGCTTTCATTATAGGCGAATATCCCGAAGGAGTAGCTGTAATGGTATTTTATACGATTGGTGAATTGTTTCAAGATTCGGCTGTGAATAGAGCCAAAAGAAACATTAAGGCATTGCTTGATGTACGTCCTGACACAGCAACTGTTTATAGAAATGATTCATATCAAACAATATCTCCTGAAGAAGTGGAAATTGACGAAGTTATTCAGGTAAAAGCCGGAGAGAAAGTCCCTTTGGATGGAATAATGCTTACATCATCAGCAAGCTTTAATACAGCAGCATTAACAGGGGAAAGCAAACCGAAAACTATTTCAGCCGGTGAAACTGTACTAGCAGGAATGTTGAATCTTGATAAAGTGATCGAAATAAAGGTTGCTAAAAAGTATCAGGATAGTTCTCTTGCCAGAATCCTAGAAATGGTGCAAGATGCAACTTCCCGAAAAGCAAAGACAGAGTTATTGATCCGTAAATTTGCCAAGATATATACTCCGATTGTATTCCTGTTAGCTCTCTTTATAACAGTCATTCCTTATTTTGTGGTGAGCGACTATATATTTAGCGAATGGTTATCCCGTGCATTGGTATTCTTGGTAATCTCCTGCCCATGTGCATTAGTTATTTCTATCCCATTAGGCTATTTCGGCGGAATCGGAGCAGCTTCTAAAGCAGGCATACTCTTCAAGGGAGCTAACTATCTCGATTTAATGACTAAGGTCAATACAGTCGTGATGGATAAAACAGGTACTTTGACCAAAGGTGTGTTCAATGTGCAGAAAGTTGCGTCGGTCGATGAAGATAAGCAAGAGGAATTTGTCGCTATTGTTGCTGCCATAGAGAAATTCTCAAATCATCCCATTGCTAGAGCAATTGTTCAATTTGCAAAGGATTCAGATAATTATACAGCTACAGATGTGGAAGAAATATCAGGGCATGGACTTAAAGGGATCGTAAATGGAGAAGAAGTATTGGTGGGCAATGCTAAGTTGATGCAGAAATTTAATATCTCTTATGACAGAACAATTGAATTTATAGTTGAGACTATTGTGATTGCAGCTATTAATGAAGAATATGCGGGCTATATAACAATAGCGGATGAGGTAAAAGATGATGCACAGGCTGCTATTTCAGATATGCATTTATCTGGAATCAAACAAGTTGTAATGTTGAGTGGGGATAAATCTTCCATAACGAATAATGTAGCATCCAGCCTTGGTATTGACAGTGCCTATGGGGACCTCTTACCTGAAGATAAGGTTCGTCATATAGAGGAACTGAAAACAGAAAAGAATAATGTCATTGCTTTTGTCGGAGATGGAATAAATGATGCTCCCTCACTGGCATTAAGTGATGTTGGAATAGCAATGGGAGGAATGGGGAGTGATGCTGCTATCGAAGTGGCCGATGTAATCATTCAGACAGATCAACCATCCAAAATAGCAACTTCGATTAAAATAGCTAAAGCTACAAGGCAAGTTGTCATACAGAATATAGTATTGGCATTCTCGGTTAAACTGATTGTACTTATTTTAGGTGGTTTTGGTTTGGCTACCATGTGGGAAGCGGTCTTTGCTGATGTTGGGGTCTCTCTGCTAGCAATACTAAATGCGGTCAGAATATTAAAAATGAGGTTCTGAAAGTCTTGTAACTAACACTATTATCGTCATGAGTAAAAAGAGACGTATAAGAAGATTAGCAGCAAGAAAAGAAACTCCATCAAAACTGAATCCCATTATAAAAAGATATCTTTCTCTGATAAGTATATCTATAGGTGCTTTGATGGGAATAATTGTATGGCTTATATTCTTCAGATGTAAGAGTGAACATTGTCCAAATCATTTTAATCCGATTCCATATATGGTAGTGTTTGGGTTTAACACATGGATTATAGCTAATTATATTTTCAGAAAGTAATTTTTCAAAATTTCGTTTGGCTGAACACAACTCTTTAGCTCAGCCAAGCGAATCTTATTTTTATAAAAAAACAATGAATAACATATCGGTTTGTATTGTCTTCTTCTTGCTCTTATTTCAATCGGTAAAAGCGGATACAGTAGATAATGATACACTACAAAGCAACTACCCAATCATCGATTTTTCGATTCAGGGCAGTGATATACCTTCTACTAATTTAATTTCTGTAGATACAGTCATTTCTGACAAGATAAAACCTGTAAAACAGCTTAAGTTTTCATATAAGCAATTAATTATTCCTTCGGCTTTAATTGCTTATGGTGT
Protein-coding sequences here:
- a CDS encoding P-II family nitrogen regulator; amino-acid sequence: MKEIKAFIKPFKVNDILRELLYAGFPNLTVSMAEGTGHLKSEDASLSMNFALTNSKVAKIEIVCNNDDVDKIITIISTYGKTGNSGDGIIYVSDVERAIRVRTGLPDDRWLLD
- a CDS encoding winged helix-turn-helix domain-containing protein, coding for MLKNDIGINAGVIWQLLSNEGALSVRQIGELTGYNDKNICLALGWLSRENKIQFIYKNEILYLELNSSTSEMYY
- a CDS encoding heavy metal translocating P-type ATPase, translated to MFENNWKQYIPVSISLLMLLVGITMDNFIPDIFNGYLRLGLYIIAYIPVAFPVFREAVETIKEKDFFTEFTLMGMATLGAFIIGEYPEGVAVMVFYTIGELFQDSAVNRAKRNIKALLDVRPDTATVYRNDSYQTISPEEVEIDEVIQVKAGEKVPLDGIMLTSSASFNTAALTGESKPKTISAGETVLAGMLNLDKVIEIKVAKKYQDSSLARILEMVQDATSRKAKTELLIRKFAKIYTPIVFLLALFITVIPYFVVSDYIFSEWLSRALVFLVISCPCALVISIPLGYFGGIGAASKAGILFKGANYLDLMTKVNTVVMDKTGTLTKGVFNVQKVASVDEDKQEEFVAIVAAIEKFSNHPIARAIVQFAKDSDNYTATDVEEISGHGLKGIVNGEEVLVGNAKLMQKFNISYDRTIEFIVETIVIAAINEEYAGYITIADEVKDDAQAAISDMHLSGIKQVVMLSGDKSSITNNVASSLGIDSAYGDLLPEDKVRHIEELKTEKNNVIAFVGDGINDAPSLALSDVGIAMGGMGSDAAIEVADVIIQTDQPSKIATSIKIAKATRQVVIQNIVLAFSVKLIVLILGGFGLATMWEAVFADVGVSLLAILNAVRILKMRF